The following proteins come from a genomic window of Takifugu rubripes chromosome 11, fTakRub1.2, whole genome shotgun sequence:
- the crk gene encoding adapter molecule crk, whose amino-acid sequence MAGNFDAEDRNSWYWGRLSRQEAVSLLQGQRHGVFLVRDSSTIHGDYVLSVSENSKVSHYIINSISNNRQSGPGSAHPRFRIGDQEFVALPALLEFYKIHYLDTTTLIEPINKSRLTSFINVGPGGGPPQRLEDEYVRALFDFPGNDEEDLPFKKGDILRVLEKPEEQWWNAQNSEGRAGMIPVPYVEKYRPASPSLVAGHGLPGGPPGGTGMQGNSDGSAAQTSAPLLGDPSQYAQPTPLPNLQNGPVFARAIQKRVPNAYDKTALALEVGDTVKVTKINVNGQWEGECKGKRGHFPFTHVKLLDQHSAEDELS is encoded by the exons ATGGCCGGAAATTTTGACGCGGAGGACCGAAACAGTTGGTACTGGGGTCGCCTGAGCAGACAGGAGGCTGTGTCTCTCTTGCAGGGGCAGAGGCACGGCGTCTTTTTGGTCCGGGACTCGAGCACGATCCACGGCGACTACGTGCTCTCCGTGTCGGAGAATTCCAAAGTCTCGCATTACATAATAAacagcatcagcaacaaccGACAGTCCGGTCCAG GCTCAGCGCACCCACGCTTCCGCATTGGTGACCAGGAGTTTGTTGCTCTCCCTGCTTTGCTGGAATTCTACAAAATCCACTACTTGGATACCACCACCTTGATAGAGCCGATCAACAAGTCCAGACTCACCTCCTTCATCAACGTCGGTCCTGGTGGAGGTCCCCCACAACGCCTGGAAGACGAATATGTCCGTGCCCTTTTCGATTTCCCTGGCAATGATGAGGAGGATCTCCCTTTCAAGAAGGGCGACATACTCCGAGTTCTCGAAAAGCCGGAGGAACAATGGTGGAATGCCCAGAACTCAGAAGGCCGGGCGGGGATGATACCCGTGCCGTACGTGGAGAAGTACAGACCGGCATCCCCAAGTTTGGTAGCAGGGCACGGTCTGCCTGGTGGACCACCAGGGGGAACTGGGATGCAAGGGAACTCTGATGGCTCTGCAGCCCAGACCAGTGCCCCGCTCCTGGGGGACCCCAGCCAATACGCCCAGCCGACCCCCCTCCCAAATCTCCAGAACGGACCTGTCTTTGCCAGGGCCATACAGAAGAGGGTGCCTAATGCCTACGACAAGACTGCTCTGGCCCTGGAG GTGGGCGACACGGTGAAGGTgaccaaaataaatgtgaacGGCCAGTGGGAGGGTGAATGTAAAGGCAAACGCGGTCACTTCCCCTTCACGCACGTCAAACTGCTGGACCAGCACAGCGCGGAGGACGAGCTCAGCTGA